In the Chroococcidiopsis sp. SAG 2025 genome, one interval contains:
- a CDS encoding 5-formyltetrahydrofolate cyclo-ligase, which produces MDKVELRRSLLQKRKSLSQQEWREKSDRIVSHLLASPLFSLGKTILAYFSCRQEPDLNSLFHHNHYHWGLPRCVGKNLSWHIWQPGDETQVGAYGICEPLPTAPTISPSAVDFILVPAVACDYRGYRLGYGGGYYDRLLSSSEWRSKPTIGIVFEFAYLPQLPTDPWDMPLHAVCTEKGLG; this is translated from the coding sequence GTGGATAAAGTAGAACTGAGGCGATCGCTACTTCAAAAACGTAAATCTCTATCTCAGCAAGAATGGCGCGAAAAAAGCGATCGAATTGTCTCCCATCTGCTCGCTTCACCCTTATTTAGCCTAGGTAAAACTATTCTGGCTTATTTTAGCTGTCGTCAAGAACCCGATCTAAATTCCTTATTTCACCATAATCATTACCACTGGGGACTTCCTCGCTGTGTCGGCAAAAATTTATCTTGGCACATTTGGCAACCTGGGGATGAAACTCAAGTTGGCGCGTATGGGATTTGCGAACCCCTCCCCACAGCTCCCACTATCTCACCCTCAGCAGTCGATTTCATCCTCGTCCCAGCAGTTGCTTGCGACTATCGCGGCTATCGCTTAGGTTATGGTGGCGGTTACTACGATCGCCTCCTATCTTCCTCTGAATGGCGATCGAAACCCACCATCGGCATCGTGTTTGAATTTGCCTACCTACCCCAACTTCCCACAGATCCTTGGGATATGCCATTACACGCTGTCTGTACTGAAAAAGGACTAGGGTAA
- a CDS encoding rhodanese-like domain-containing protein has translation MRSLVFYMIKRWIQHKFPTVKWLKTQQLVGWLRDRTQPQPLLLDARTEVEYQTSHLPQAQRIDPYHPNLEEVAVDRDVPVVVYCSIGYRSARIVQQLERSGFTNVYNLEGSIFQWVNEGNPVFQGDRPTVRVHPYNANWGRLLKARYRASVDS, from the coding sequence ATGCGATCGCTCGTTTTTTACATGATTAAGCGCTGGATTCAACACAAGTTTCCGACTGTAAAGTGGTTGAAGACTCAACAGTTGGTAGGGTGGTTGCGCGATCGCACTCAGCCGCAGCCGCTTTTACTCGATGCCCGCACTGAAGTAGAATACCAGACTAGCCATCTTCCGCAAGCCCAGCGCATCGATCCGTATCATCCTAACTTAGAGGAAGTTGCTGTAGATCGAGATGTACCTGTGGTCGTATATTGCTCTATTGGCTATCGCAGCGCTAGAATTGTCCAGCAACTCGAACGATCTGGATTTACGAATGTTTACAACCTCGAAGGCAGTATATTTCAATGGGTGAATGAAGGCAACCCAGTCTTTCAAGGCGATCGCCCTACCGTTCGAGTTCATCCTTACAATGCTAATTGGGGCAGATTGTTAAAGGCTCGATATCGTGCTTCAGTTGACAGTTGA
- a CDS encoding bifunctional metallophosphatase/5'-nucleotidase — protein MKSFSVAWGLVLQIVALCIASPALAEVVEITLLHLNDVYEIAPVEGGKRGGLARVATLRQELVSQNPRTYTVLAGDAFSPSALGTAKVNGKPLAGQQMVAVMNAVGFDYATFGNHEFDLGEPEFFQRLKESQFKWISSNVRDSQGKSFPGVAESQILNVKSDRGAVIRVGLIGLTIDSNKQKYISYADPIQAARTQVAALKGKVDIIVALTHLNLAQDQKLAAEVPEIDLILGGHEHENIQQWRGADFTPLFKADANARSVYIHKLRYDTETKKLVVDSQLQSVTEAIPEEPRVVQVVNAWLEKAYQGFRAEGFAPEEAIATTNIALDGLESSVRNRATNLTALIAQAMLREVYQADLAIFNSGSIRIDDFIPPGRITQYDIIRVLPFGGKVLAVEMKGSLLEKVLEQGQANRGTGGFLQTANVSKKPDIGTWMVNSEPLDKDKNYRVAINDFLMSGREQGLEFLNFKQKDVKLIYQMRDLRFVAIDRLKDTFADSVLKRYKSPSF, from the coding sequence ATGAAATCATTCTCTGTCGCGTGGGGTTTGGTGCTGCAAATTGTAGCTTTATGTATCGCTAGCCCTGCGTTGGCTGAGGTTGTAGAGATTACTTTGCTACATCTGAATGATGTTTATGAAATCGCCCCAGTGGAAGGGGGAAAACGAGGCGGATTAGCGCGGGTTGCAACTTTGCGACAAGAATTAGTTAGCCAAAATCCTCGCACCTACACCGTACTAGCTGGAGATGCTTTTAGTCCCTCGGCTTTGGGGACTGCAAAGGTGAATGGTAAACCTTTGGCTGGTCAACAAATGGTGGCGGTGATGAACGCTGTTGGTTTCGACTATGCTACCTTTGGCAACCATGAATTCGATTTAGGCGAACCAGAGTTTTTCCAACGCCTAAAAGAATCTCAATTTAAGTGGATATCTAGTAACGTCAGGGATAGTCAAGGTAAATCTTTTCCTGGTGTAGCAGAATCGCAAATATTAAATGTAAAAAGCGATCGAGGTGCAGTTATTAGAGTTGGTTTAATCGGATTAACGATAGATAGTAACAAACAAAAGTATATCAGCTATGCCGATCCAATCCAAGCCGCCCGCACTCAAGTTGCAGCACTGAAAGGTAAAGTCGATATTATTGTCGCTTTAACTCATTTAAACCTCGCTCAAGACCAAAAACTCGCCGCAGAAGTTCCAGAAATTGACTTGATTTTAGGGGGACACGAACATGAAAATATTCAACAATGGCGCGGGGCAGATTTTACACCTTTATTTAAAGCCGATGCAAATGCGCGTAGCGTTTATATTCACAAATTGCGTTACGATACCGAGACAAAAAAACTAGTCGTAGATTCTCAATTACAGTCAGTTACAGAAGCAATTCCTGAAGAACCTCGCGTGGTGCAAGTCGTAAATGCATGGTTAGAAAAAGCATATCAGGGATTTAGGGCAGAGGGCTTCGCCCCAGAAGAGGCGATCGCCACGACAAATATTGCTTTAGATGGGTTAGAATCTAGCGTCCGCAATCGCGCCACCAACCTCACAGCATTAATCGCTCAAGCTATGTTGCGAGAGGTTTATCAAGCAGATTTAGCTATATTTAATAGTGGTTCAATTCGGATTGACGATTTCATTCCCCCAGGAAGAATTACTCAATACGATATTATTCGAGTTCTCCCATTTGGAGGTAAAGTCTTAGCTGTAGAAATGAAGGGAAGTTTGTTAGAAAAAGTATTAGAACAAGGACAAGCTAACAGAGGTACGGGTGGTTTTTTACAAACAGCAAATGTAAGTAAGAAACCTGATATTGGTACTTGGATGGTGAATAGCGAACCCCTGGATAAGGACAAGAACTACCGCGTAGCAATTAATGATTTTTTGATGAGCGGTCGAGAACAAGGGCTAGAATTTTTGAATTTTAAGCAAAAAGATGTCAAGTTAATTTATCAAATGCGCGATTTACGTTTTGTGGCGATCGATCGCCTCAAAGATACTTTCGCTGATTCCGTCTTGAAGCGATACAAAAGTCCTTCTTTTTAA
- a CDS encoding S9 family peptidase, giving the protein MSQDRLLKYKLTPPIAAKKPQSLILHNDERVDNYYWLREKENPEVIAYLEAENSYTQAMMQHTEDLQEKLYKEMLARIQETDLSVPYRKDEYYYYSRTEAGKAYPIYCRKKGSLDAAEEILLDQNLLAEGHDFFNIGVLQVSPNHQLLAYSVDTSGAERYTMYFLDLNTSQLYEQSIEDTYYSFAWGNDNRIVFYTKVDDANRPFQLWRHALNTPIAEDILVYEETDEAFHLSIGKTRSQAYILLELSSMITSEVHYLAANHPTGDFQLIHPRTDGMEYDIEHHSDNFYITTNDEAINFKLMKTPVSSPTKENWETVIPHREDVFLLGVSAFSDHLAIYERQGGLPTVRVQKFATGEEYNMAFPEATYAVYEGNNPEFNTQTLRFNYTSLITPNSVFDFDMETQQQELKKETQVLGGYDRSQYQSEWLMATAEDGVQVPISIVYKKGIQKNGENPLFLTGYGSYGYSYPAAFSSNRMSLLDRGVVFALAHIRGGSEMGRKWYENGKFLHKKNTFTDFIACAEYLISQGWTNSDRLSISGGSAGGLLMGAVVNLRPDLFKAVIADVPFVDVVTTILDTSLPLTTIEWDEWGNPNDKVYYDYIKSYSPYDNVEAKEYPDLLINAGLNDSRVQYWEPAKWTAKLRELKTDRNVLLLKTNMGAGHGGASGRYESLKETAFDYAFLLDRLGLGSQVKH; this is encoded by the coding sequence ATGAGTCAAGATCGTCTTCTAAAATACAAGTTAACTCCACCCATTGCCGCAAAAAAGCCGCAGTCTTTGATTTTACATAACGACGAACGAGTAGATAATTACTATTGGCTCAGAGAAAAGGAAAATCCTGAAGTTATTGCTTATTTGGAGGCAGAAAACTCTTATACTCAGGCAATGATGCAGCATACGGAAGACCTGCAAGAAAAACTTTATAAAGAGATGTTGGCTCGCATTCAGGAAACCGATCTATCTGTCCCTTATCGCAAAGATGAATATTACTATTACTCCCGCACTGAGGCAGGAAAAGCATATCCAATTTATTGTCGCAAAAAAGGTAGTCTCGATGCTGCTGAAGAAATTTTGCTAGATCAAAATCTACTTGCAGAAGGACACGATTTTTTCAATATTGGCGTGTTGCAAGTCAGTCCCAATCATCAGTTATTAGCGTACTCAGTTGACACCAGCGGTGCTGAAAGATACACGATGTATTTTTTGGATTTAAACACATCACAGCTTTACGAGCAAAGCATCGAAGATACATATTATTCTTTTGCCTGGGGAAACGATAACCGTATAGTTTTTTACACCAAAGTTGATGACGCTAACCGTCCGTTTCAACTTTGGCGACACGCATTAAATACACCGATCGCTGAAGATATTTTAGTTTACGAAGAAACTGATGAAGCCTTCCATTTATCTATAGGGAAAACTCGCTCTCAAGCTTATATCCTACTAGAATTAAGCAGCATGATTACTTCGGAAGTGCATTATCTAGCAGCAAATCATCCTACAGGTGATTTTCAACTCATCCATCCGCGTACAGATGGGATGGAGTATGATATCGAGCATCACAGCGATAATTTTTATATTACAACTAATGACGAGGCAATCAATTTTAAATTGATGAAAACTCCCGTTAGCTCCCCGACAAAAGAGAATTGGGAAACGGTAATTCCTCATCGAGAAGACGTATTTTTGTTAGGTGTGAGTGCTTTTAGCGACCATTTAGCTATCTACGAACGCCAAGGTGGATTGCCAACGGTACGAGTCCAAAAATTCGCCACGGGGGAGGAATATAACATGGCTTTTCCCGAAGCAACTTATGCCGTTTATGAAGGGAATAATCCCGAATTTAATACCCAAACTTTACGCTTCAATTATACTTCTTTAATTACTCCTAACTCTGTGTTCGATTTTGATATGGAAACTCAACAACAGGAGTTGAAAAAAGAAACTCAAGTGCTGGGAGGTTACGATCGCAGTCAATATCAAAGTGAATGGCTGATGGCGACGGCAGAAGATGGCGTGCAAGTGCCAATTTCAATTGTTTATAAAAAAGGAATTCAAAAAAATGGGGAAAATCCTTTATTTTTGACTGGATATGGTTCTTACGGTTATTCCTATCCCGCTGCATTTTCTTCTAATCGCATGTCGCTACTCGATCGCGGTGTAGTATTTGCGCTCGCACACATTCGCGGTGGCAGCGAAATGGGGCGAAAATGGTATGAGAATGGTAAGTTTTTGCACAAGAAAAATACATTTACTGATTTTATTGCATGTGCAGAGTATTTGATTTCTCAAGGCTGGACGAATAGCGATCGCTTGTCTATTTCTGGTGGTAGCGCGGGTGGTTTATTAATGGGTGCAGTTGTCAATCTGCGTCCTGACTTGTTTAAAGCGGTTATTGCTGACGTGCCGTTTGTCGATGTCGTGACAACTATCCTCGATACTTCTTTACCCCTAACTACGATCGAGTGGGATGAATGGGGAAACCCCAATGACAAAGTTTATTACGATTACATTAAATCTTATTCTCCTTATGACAACGTGGAGGCGAAGGAGTATCCAGATTTACTAATTAATGCAGGTTTAAATGATTCTCGCGTGCAATATTGGGAACCAGCGAAATGGACGGCAAAGTTAAGAGAACTCAAGACAGATCGCAATGTTCTCTTACTCAAAACGAATATGGGTGCAGGACATGGAGGTGCGTCTGGGCGTTATGAAAGCTTGAAGGAAACTGCTTTTGATTATGCTTTTTTGTTGGATAGATTAGGGTTGGGTAGTCAAGTTAAACATTGA
- a CDS encoding DUF2235 domain-containing protein, which yields MKRLIVCCDGTWQNLSSPYPTNVVKIAQAIKPIDSNGIPQLVFYDEGIGAGNQAEKLLARADRILGGAFGIGIDTNIQDAYRFLCLNYEIGDEIYLFGFSRGAYTVRSLAGLIRCTGGLLLRQNIREAPYMYQIYRDRQLTLPEKEKFRQVPRIPPRGAYNSEAEQIYRLQEQLYKECRDKAHQIYRDRSFLSLEEATENPDSEKARQDLQQKEEKVRELLNRYQIPLLGDRESRREVKITLLGCWDTVGALGVPDRIPVLSRWINRRYKFHDTYLSSIIQNALHAVAIDEIRRVFNVTPMQKSSRAGNQKLEQVWFPGAHGCTGGGSWNETGLSDAALSWMMDRITVLGLKLEFDRIAVEGGINHNYRAAFNNEPDIFYRLAGGYQREISGVSNLESAQFHESVKKRWHYRFDKDDPPTKLYRPKNLEKYIQEHPEKFPGWKITIE from the coding sequence ATGAAACGGCTAATTGTATGCTGCGATGGAACTTGGCAAAACTTATCTAGCCCGTATCCAACTAACGTTGTTAAAATTGCCCAAGCGATCAAACCTATAGACAGCAATGGAATTCCTCAACTTGTCTTCTACGATGAAGGTATCGGAGCGGGAAATCAAGCAGAAAAGCTACTTGCTAGAGCTGATAGAATTCTGGGTGGAGCCTTCGGAATTGGTATTGACACTAATATTCAGGATGCCTATCGCTTTTTGTGTCTAAATTATGAGATTGGTGACGAGATTTACTTATTTGGTTTCAGTCGAGGTGCTTATACTGTACGCAGTCTCGCGGGATTAATTCGTTGTACCGGAGGTTTACTGCTGCGTCAAAATATCCGCGAAGCACCTTATATGTATCAGATATATCGCGATCGCCAGCTCACTTTGCCGGAAAAAGAGAAATTCCGCCAAGTACCTAGAATTCCCCCAAGAGGCGCATATAATTCTGAAGCAGAGCAGATTTATCGACTGCAAGAGCAGCTCTATAAAGAATGCCGAGACAAAGCACATCAAATTTATCGCGATCGCAGCTTTCTTTCATTAGAAGAAGCAACAGAAAATCCTGATTCAGAAAAAGCACGACAGGATTTGCAACAGAAAGAAGAGAAAGTGCGAGAATTATTAAATCGCTATCAAATTCCACTGCTAGGCGATCGCGAGAGTAGGCGCGAGGTTAAGATTACCTTATTAGGATGTTGGGATACAGTTGGAGCGTTAGGCGTACCCGATCGAATTCCGGTTCTGAGCAGATGGATAAACCGAAGATATAAATTTCACGATACCTATCTCAGTTCAATTATTCAGAATGCCTTGCACGCTGTAGCAATTGACGAGATTCGCAGAGTCTTTAATGTCACCCCAATGCAAAAAAGTTCCAGAGCGGGTAATCAAAAACTAGAGCAAGTATGGTTTCCAGGCGCTCACGGTTGTACTGGTGGTGGTAGTTGGAATGAGACGGGGTTATCGGATGCAGCTTTATCATGGATGATGGATCGAATTACAGTTCTGGGTCTGAAGCTGGAGTTCGACCGGATAGCGGTTGAAGGCGGAATCAACCATAACTATCGGGCTGCATTCAACAACGAACCCGATATCTTTTATAGATTAGCAGGGGGATATCAACGCGAAATTTCTGGAGTTTCCAATTTAGAATCTGCCCAATTTCATGAGAGTGTAAAAAAACGCTGGCATTACCGCTTTGACAAAGATGACCCTCCTACTAAACTTTATCGACCAAAAAATCTTGAGAAATATATTCAAGAACATCCAGAAAAGTTTCCAGGTTGGAAAATAACTATTGAATAA
- a CDS encoding DUF4278 domain-containing protein, with the protein MKLTYRGVTYDRHPSQADNRSFQQVREPGAAYNLSYRGVTYRLDPNAQPVESARPVTYQAIYRGITYFVRKTARGEVTFLAQVEKSPTQAPSRSLLNRLFRV; encoded by the coding sequence ATGAAACTGACCTACCGCGGTGTAACATACGATCGCCATCCTTCTCAAGCTGACAATCGCTCATTTCAACAAGTTCGCGAACCTGGAGCAGCTTATAACCTCAGTTACCGTGGCGTGACCTATCGGCTCGATCCTAACGCCCAACCTGTAGAATCTGCACGACCAGTAACCTATCAAGCAATCTATCGAGGCATTACCTATTTTGTTCGCAAAACTGCGCGCGGGGAAGTTACATTTCTCGCTCAAGTCGAAAAATCTCCTACACAAGCGCCTTCGCGTAGCCTGCTAAATAGGCTGTTTCGAGTTTAG